One window of Triticum dicoccoides isolate Atlit2015 ecotype Zavitan chromosome 5A, WEW_v2.0, whole genome shotgun sequence genomic DNA carries:
- the LOC119297932 gene encoding protein ACCELERATED CELL DEATH 6-like, translating into MMAAREGDSARLNHLLGNHDATVVVPMPEVVVNIHDIDSLTVSRVEDSVLHVVAASARGDNAEFLESASVIHSKAKHLLDASNSKGDTPLHCAARAGRIKMVSHIIYLATAEEGGDARVKAVLRKQNKKGETALHEALRLADRKMARAMVDTLMEVDAELARLPIAKRTSPLYLAVSLGRDDIAELLYSKDKELSYSGPDGQNVLHVAVLRSQGMTNKLLEWNMDLCKQGDQRNGSTPLHFAASCGFDQAVASLINADKYSAYRPDNTGSFPIHVASKASVVRVLLEKCPDCLELQDAQGRTFLHVVIRDKKGTLFRFVSGLFRASHQVLRFASIMDMHDNEGNTCLHLAVLAGSVPTLHCLLGNKEIQMNLPNNNGQTALDLALHKRPKGSVHFGLDSWYQIHSLLVATGAKYGAHLKEHGPILNEKEEEDKINGYTPTIGIVSALLVTVSFTAAFTVPGGYRGEDAQQKGGTPVLAQNYSFVVFIVANNLALLCSALSLASLMYAGFTSIDLRIRSKAFVLSIVFLNSSGRSMVAAFSVGIYAVLAPVARTVALITMACSTIMLLDIGWFVYMATAAQLVHFNRLRMRQCFRFALTMVATLLVSLWPYAITVSILIYTRIYGIH; encoded by the exons ATGATGGCCGCTCGGGAGGGCGATTCGGCGCGATTGAATCATCTTCTGGGCAACCACGATGCAACTGTGGTTGTGCCCATGCCTGAAGTCGTCGTCAACATTCATGACATCGACTCCCTCACCGTCAGCAGGGTGGAGGACTCGGTTCTCCATGTGGTTGCGGCCTCGGCCCGTGGAGACAACGCTGAGTTTCTGGAGAGCGCAAGTGTGATCCACAGCAAGGCCAAGCACCTCCTAGACGCCAGCAATAGCAAGGGTGACACGCCCTTGCATTGCGCAGCCAGAGCTGGGAGGATCAAAATGGTCTCTCACATCATCTATCTGGCGACGGCGGAGGAGGGCGGCGACGCAAGGGTGAAGGCTGTGCTGAGAAAGCAGAACAAGAAAGGCGAGACGGCCCTCCATGAGGCCCTTCGCTTGGCCGACAGGAAGATGGCCAGGGCAATGGTTGACACGCTAATGGAGGTCGATGCAGAATTGGCTCGCCTCCCGATTGCTAAGCGCACCTCGCCATTGTACCTAGCTGTCTCGCTGGGACGCGATGATATAGCAGAGCTGCTGTATTCAAAAGACAAGGAGCTGTCCTACTCTGGACCAGATGGACAAAACGTATTGCATGTTGCGGTTCTCAGGAGCCAAG GGATGACAAACAAGCTACTAGAATGGAACATGGACCTCTGCAAACAAGGTGACCAACGCAATGGAAGTACGCCTCTACACTTTGCAGCATCATGTGGGTTTGATCAAGCGGTCGCATCACTGATAAATGCTGACAAATATTCAGCATATCGGCCTGACAACACAGGATCATTTCCCATACACGTAGCAAGCAAAGCCAGTGTAGTTCGTGTCTTGTTGGAGAAGTGCCCAGACTGCCTTGAACTACAAGACGCCCAGGGCAGAACCTTCCTCCATGTTGTCATCCGTGACAAAAAAGGCACTCTATTTCGTTTTGTTTCTGGTCTTTTTCGTGCAAGCCATCAGGTGTTGAGGTTTGCATCGATCATGGATATGCATGACAATGAAGGTAACACATGCTTACACCTTGCTGTCCTGGCTGGGAGCGTACCGACTTTACATTGCTTACTGGGAAACAAGGAAATCCAGATGAACTTACCAAATAATAATGGGCAAACTGCACTAGATCTCGCACTGCACAAAAGGCCCAAAGGCAGTGTTCATTTTGGGTTG GATTCGTGGTATCAGATACACTCTCTTCTAGTAGCTACTGGTGCCAAATACGGTGCTCACCTTAAAGAACATGGCCCTATACTAaatgagaaggaggaagaagacaagattaACGGTTACACACCAACCATTGGCATTGTATCAGCCCTCCTCGTAACGGTTTCATTCACAGCAGCTTTCACCGTACCAGGTGGGTACAGAGGCGAAGATGCTCAACAAAAAGGTGGCACGCCAGTGCTCGCACAGAACTACTCTTTTGTGGTGTTCATCGTGGCCAACAATCTAGCATTGCTTTGCTCCGCCCTTTCCCTTGCAAGCCTCATGTATGCTGGATTTACCAGCATCGATCTCAGGATACGCTCGAAAGCCTTTGTCCTCTCCATCGTATTCCTAAACAGCTCAGGCCGAAGTATGGTAGCTGCATTTTCAGTTGGCATATACGCGGTGTTGGCTCCGGTCGCCCGCACAGTTGCTCTTATTACAATGGCATGCAGCACTATCATGCTGCTTGACATCGGTTGGTTtgtgtacatggcaactgcagcaCAATTGGTGCATTTTAATAGGCTGCGTATGAGACAATGCTTCAGGTTTGCGCTTACAATGGTAGCCACTCTCCTGGTGTCGCTCTGGCCGTACGCAATAACTGTCAGTATCTTAATATATACCAGAATCTATGGAATCCACTGA